Below is a genomic region from Thermococcus sp. 21S9.
AGAATATCAAGCGGAAGATATTTATGATCTATGTTGAACTTAACACCATAGATGAGTTCATTCTCCCGTTTGAGGTGCCTTGCTCTTTCAAATGCCTTATCCCTTGTTATCAAAATGATTTCTTCTTTCTCTGTCACTTTTTAACTCCCCTAACAGCTATGAAGGCTCCAATACTCTTCAAGTTTTTGTTAAATTTCTGGTCAACTTTCTCCGCAATTCCAATAAATGGAAAGAACGATGGGAAAAATATAATACCTCTGCTCTCTACATTATCAAATCCTGCATTTGTTAAGAGTGTTTCTAATTCTTTTGGAGTGTAGAACCTTGCATATCTGTATGCCGTTTCAACAAACAAGCTTTTAAATCGTTTGAAAAGGAACCATAAACTTCTTCCATTC
It encodes:
- a CDS encoding class I SAM-dependent methyltransferase produces the protein LVLSVTMFEFIYEPEKVLNEIHRVLKPGGEVVIGTMNGRSLWFLFKRFKSLFVETAYRYARFYTPKELETLLTNAGFDNVESRGIIFFPSFFPFIGIAEKVDQKFNKNLKSIGAFIAVRGVKK